TACTTCTTTGATTTGCGCTTAGCAATGACGTTGGGTTTTCAAACGGGTGATCACGCCGTTAAGTTCACAGTGAACAATCAATCGCAAACCTATACCGGGAACGTGTCAATCACCTCTGTCAACGTGGACTTGAAGTATTACCTAAATACTCAGAACGTGACCCGTGGTCTGGCTGATTTGAATCCTTATATTCTTGGCGGCTTGGCGCAATTCTATCGCACCTATACGATTGCGGGCCTGGATGGATTTTCCCGAGACTCAACGATGGGTTTTGATTTAGGTGCCGGTCTAGAAATTCCTTTAATGCGAAAGAAAGCTTATCTGGGAATCCAAGGGACTTATCACTACGTGAATTTTAGCGACGAGAATAAGTCTTATGTGGATGGGTCCGAGAAGCTGGATAAAAATTTGACCGGAGACTTTTACAACTTCCTTTTCATCTTAGGGATGAACTTCTAAGAAGACGCCTATTGTTTGCAGCAAAAGCCCTAGAATAATGACTCCTGGGGCTGCCCAACGCAACGTAAAGCTCCAATGCGGATACATGCTATAAGAAACGAACTTGTCTTTGTCGACAAAACTCAGTTCTTTTTCTTTTTCTGTTGTTCCTAAATTATAGGCAACCAAAACACTCAAAGCAATCACCGGAAGCGCCCAGTTGATTAACAACGAATCCAAAGACTCAATCACCGATCTACCAGCCACTCGCACATTTTTAAAAACAGAACTTGAAAGAGCCGGAAGCAAGGTCAGCACCAGCGCCACCAAGCCGGAATACCACGTGGCCTTACCTCGCCCCATCGTCTTCTGAGCATCCACCCAGTTAGAAACAACGACCTCTAAAAGACCAATGCTGGCGTTTAACGCCGCCATATAAAGACAGGCAAAAAAAGCCAGTCCGAAAAGTGTTCCACCACGAATTCCCAAAAGATAGCGCGGCAAAACCTCAAACATCAAAGCGGGGTCTGTCAAAGGAACATTGGTCGCCTGAAAGGCGACGGGAAAGATCATCACAACGGCAATCAGCGAAATCGCCGTATCCACCAACGTCACCCGAAAACCCGCCGTCGGCGCATGGTCTTCTTCGCGCATATAAGAACCGAACGTCACCATGGTACCAAAACCAACCGACAGAGTGAAAAACACATGTCCCAGAGCGTGATTCAAAGAGGCCCACGTCAATTTTGAAAAGTCAGGATAAAACAGAAAACGCAAAACTTCTGGTGTCGAAGGCAACGAGAACGAGCGCATCACCAGAACAAAAACCAAAATCGCAAAAAGGGGCATCGTGTAGCTGATGAATTTTTCAAGCCCCTCTTGCACACCTTTCACCACAACCACAACGGTAATCAGCAAATGCGCACTTGCCAGCATAAGTTGCAGCCAGCCATTGGACATTAGCGCCGCCAAATTGGTTTTCGCCGTCACCATCTCTGGCGGACTGAAAAGAGAGATCAGGAACTGGGTCATAAAGTGCAGCACCCAGCCGCTGATAACCGCATAGTACGACAGCACAACGATGCTTAAGATCACCGCCAGGCGCCCCGCCCAACGAAACCCCTTGCCAGCTTTTTGTCCCAACTGTTGAGTTGCAACAATCACGGATCGACGGCTGTTTTTCCCCATCATCAGCTCTGCAATCAACATCGGAGCGCCAATTGCTAAAGACATGAAAACATAGATCAAGATAAAAGCGCCGCCACCGTTTTCACCCACCACGTAGGGAAAACGCCAAAGATTTCCCAGACCACAGGCGGAACCAATGGCCAAAAGATAAAATCCAAAGCGTGTTCGCCACGAGCCGCGTTTCATCATTACTCGCTACCTCGACGAGACTTCATACAGAAGATGCGAATCGGCATCCCATGCAAATTCCAACGCTCTTTGATGTTTTTAATCAAGAAGCGACGATAAGAATTTGTCACACCGTCAGGATGATTGGCAAACGCAATAAAGGCCGGAGGACGTTGATACGTCTGAGTCAAATAGTAGAACTTCACGTTCGTCGTTCCCCACACTGGCGCCGGCGCTTTGCGAATTGTCTCAAAGAAGAAGTCATTCAGTTCCGACGTCGGCACACGGAAATTCATTTGATCAGAAACTTTTTCGATCATCTCAAAAAGATCGCCGATACCCTGTTCCGTTTTCGCACTTGTGAACACCACGTGAACATCTTTAAAGAAGTGGAACACGCGTTCTACTTGTTCGCGGAAGGTCTTGCGATATTCAGGAACTTCTTTACCGCCCAAGTCAGATTTATTGGCAACCAGGATCACACCTTTATGATCTTCCAGGATCGCCTGCATGATTCTCGCATCCTGATCCGTGGGACCAAGGGTGCCGTCCACCATCAACAAGACGATGTCTGCGCGACGAATGGCTTCCTGAGATTTGAAAGCGGAAATAATTTCGAGCCCCTCTTCCCGCTTGGCGGATTTACGCAGACCCGCCGTATCCACCAAGGTGTACTTTCGTCCGTTAAAGATGAAAGGGGAATCGACCGAGTCGATGGTTGTTCCCGCGACGTCTGAAACGATCATACGTTTTGCACCCAAAATACAGTTGCAGATGGAACTTTTGCCCACGTTCGGTTTACCAACGATGGCGATATTCATCCCCTCTTTAAGCGTTCCAGGATTTTCCGGAATCTGCTTAGTCACCCATTCCAGGATGTCGGAAAGGCCGCGACGTTGTTCGAAGGACGCCGAGATAATATCGACGCCGAACTCATAGAAATCAGCCTTGGCGATTTCTTCTTCGGTTACTTTATCAACCTTGTTGATCACCAGCAGAAAGGGTTTTCCCGTCTGTTTGGCGACACGGATAATATCGCGGTCTTCGGGAACCAATCCCGCCCGGCCATCCATCACGGCAATAATCAGATCCACGGAATGCAAAAATTCAGTCACTTGCTCACGGATCAACTTCGAGAAAATATCGCCCGCCTCAGTGATACCTCCGGTATCAATCAAGTCGAATTGTTTTCCCCAGATATCCACAGGCTCAATGATAATATCACGAGTCACACCGGCCTGGTCTTTCACGACGGCTTTGCGAGTCTCGGTAATAATATTAAACAAGGTTGATTTTCCTACATTCGGGCGGCCGATAATGGCCACCTTGGGCGCAAACTCAGTTTTCAGATTTGGTTGCATAACCCAGCTCCTTCATCATTCTTTTGTTCTCAAACCACTCAGGCTTCGCGATGACTTGAAGGTCGAGGAATATTTTTTCACCCATTAGTTTTTCAATTTCTTTACGAGCATCCATGCCGATTTGCTTGATCACCTTGGCTTCTTTACCAATGACGATTGCTTTGTGGCTGTCTTTGGAAACGATGATCTCGGCAAAGATCTTCGGAACGGGTTCAGCACTTTCATCAAATTTTATGATACGCACAGCAAGCGAATACGGAATCTCCTGATGCAAAGACTCAAAACACTTTTCACGGATGATCTCTGCCGCCATTTCACGCACGTTTTCATTTGTGAAAAGCTCGACATCATAAAGTGGCGCCGGTGTTTCAGGCAGAAGTTCTAAGAACTCAATCAGCATAGCCTCACGCTCTTCCTGATCGTTCAAAGAATCCTTAACGGAAACAGACATCGCCTTTCCGCCGCGATCTTCAATCATTTTTTTCAGAATCAGGACGCGATGAGCTTTTTCTTCGATATCCGCTTTCGTTACGATGCCAATCCAAGGTTTGCCACTTTTCGAAACCAAATCCAGAATTTTTTCTGCGTCTTCAGGCTTGCCTTCATCGACACTGACGATCGCCAAGAGCGCGTCAGAATCCGCAATAACTTCTTCGGCCTCTTTCGCCAAAAAATTATTCAGACCTTTATCCGCTTTAATAATACCGGGAGCATCGACAAAAACAATCTGCCCCTGTTCCGTGCTCCAGATACCCAGAATACGACGGCGTGTCGTTTGCGGTTTTGCTGATACGATAGAGACTTTTTCATCCACAAGGTAGTTCATCAAAGTGCTTTTCCCTGCGTTGGGTTGTCCAATCAATCCCAAAAATCCAGCTTTATAACCCATTTTAATTTGTCTCCTTATACTTCATTTCCAGGGCTTGTTTTGCCGCAGATTGCTCTGCATTTTTCTTACTGCGCCCTCGCCCTTGGGCCCAAACATCTTCTTTAATTTTCACACACACCAAAAACTGTCTGTCATGCGGTGGTCCCTCTTCCGCCAACACCTCGTAGCGAGGCGTTTCTTTGAGGGACTTTTGCACCAGTTCCTGAAGGCGTGTTTTATAATCTCTTTCAAAATCCTCGGTACCACAGACCTTTTCCGTCAACGTGGTAAACTCACCGCGGATAAACTTTTTCACAACCTCAAAACCGCCGTCCAAATACATCGCACCCACGATCGCTTCAAAAGAGGAGGCAATCAAGCGGGGCTTTTGCGCGCCCCCGGTCATGGTCTCGCCCTTTCCCAGATGCATAAGTTTATTCAGCTCCATATCCAAAGCGAGTTCTGACAAAACTTCTTCGTTGACGATGCTGGCGCGTTTTTTCGAAAGCCCGCCTTCGGTATCCTCTGGGAATTTCTCAAACAAGAATTCCCCGACCACCAGATCCAAAACGGCGTCGCCAAGGAATTCCAGCTTCTCGTTGTGTTCCGTCGCATTTTTTAACTCATTGGCGTAACTCTTGTGAGTCAGAGCTCGCTGTAGCAGGGCCGAGTTTTTAAAACTATAACCCAGCCTTTTTTCAAGATGTGTCACGGCACCACCTCGCCAATCAAATGACCTTCCATGTGTTGCTTGTTGGAATGATCATAACCAGAAATCTTCACGTCGATTTCTTGTCCTGCCCAGTGATCAATAAAGCTGTCGGCGCCCAAAATATCCACCGGCCAGTAGTCATGGCTTAGCCCCTGACCACCTTTCGCCGCATTCTTCAGAATCAATACTTTCTTCACCAACCCGACTTGCGACTTCGCCAAATCCGCGTACCGGGAAAGACTCAAATCACGCAGGCGCGCCGCTCTTTCCGCACGAACATGAGGATAAACGGAAACATCCATCGCCGCCGCTCGGGTCCCCTGTCTTTCGCTGTAGGGAAAGACGTGAATCTTCGTCCAGGGAAGCTCAGCCAGGGTGTTATAGGTGTCTTGGAATTGTTCTTCCGTTTCCGTAGGAAAACCGACAATCACATCCATACCGACAAAAGAGTTCGGAACTTTTTTGGCAATCGCGTTGAGCGAATTTCGCACATCCTCTTGCGTGTATTTACGCTTCATATGGAAAAGAACATCAGTATTGGCGCTTTGAATGCTCATGTGAAAATGAGGACACAGGCGCGGATCCTGATAAAGTTCCAAAAGTCTTTCTGAAACTTCAACAGGTTCTAGGCTCGACAAACGAAAGCGCGGCATTTTCGTACGCGCCAAAAGATTTTCGATTAAATCTTCCATCACGTATTTCTTGCCACTGACCTCATCTTCGTAATCCCCGATATGCACGCCAGTGAGGACGACTTCACGCGAACCTTCGGCATAAAGATCATTCACGCGCTGAACTAGATCAGCGACCGGAATAGAGCGGCTTTTCCCGCGCGCATAGGGAATAATACAGTAAGTGCAAAAGCTATTGCAGCCATCCTGAATCTTTAAAAAAGTGCGGGTGTGATTCTTCTCGATACCGCCGCCGGCTTCTAAGTCTTCTTTTTTAAAGATATTGGATTTAAAAACCTTCTCGGTCAGTTCGCCGCGAAAATGTTTATTTAAAAGTTCCGGCAAAGACCCTTTATGAGAATTCGCAACGACCAGATCAGCTCCCGGCAGATTCGAAAATGAGCCGGTATCGACTTGCGCCGCACACCCCGTAACCACAACTGTGCAGAAAGGATCTTTGACTTTAAGGCGACGAATATAGCGAAGAGCCTCTTTCGTCGCTTCGGCCGTCACCGCGCAGGTATTCAGGACATGAACGCGCGCCGTCTTTTCACCCGAAATGATCGGAGCAAAACCGTTGGCGTTGAGATTTTTTTGAATCAACCCCGTGTCATAGGTGTTCACCTTACAACCGAATGTATGAACCTGATACTTTACAGAATGATCCATCCGCCCCCCACTAACTCTTTGCCACGATAAAACACCGCCGCCTGTCCGGGTGTTACAGCGCGCTGAGGCTCTTGAAATTTTAATTTATAACCGGTGTCCGTCTTGAAAACCTGAGCCAATGAACCCTTGTGCTGATAGCGGATCTTCACATTCATGATTTCGCCATCATGAACTTCGCCTAAAAGCTTCGGCTCTACGACAGTCACTTCGTCAGCATTCAGATGCACTTCATCGCCAACCCAAACGGTATTGTCGGAAGCCTCGATCTTGATCACAAAAAGTTTTTCGTGATGATCCATCCCCAGGCCTTTGCTTTGGCCGATAGTGAAGTTATGAATGCCCTCGTGAGAAGCCATCACTTCCCCCGTTGGATATCGTTTGATCACACCTTTTTTGGAGTCCAGGATGCTCTTGTCAACCTGACCCTTGATAAAGTTTTGATAACCTTGATTGCCGACAAAACAGATCCCTTGAGAATCCTTCTTTCGGGCGGTCACCAAACCACGACTTTCTGAATAGGCGCGAACCTCGGGCTTTTTCATATCCCCGACAGGGAACAAAAGTTTCGGCACTAGTTCTGGATCTATTGTGAAAAGGAAATATGTTTGATCTTTCCAGTCATCCGTCGATGTGTGAATAGACGCTTTACCCTTTTCGTCATAAACGATTTTTGCGTAGTGCCCGGTTGCGAGATAATCACACTCTAATTCGCGCATCTTCTTGACCAGATGGTCAAATTTTAAATAGGTGTTGCAGTTCACACAAGGCAGCGGCGTCTGTCCCTCAAGATAAGCTTTAAGAAAAGGATCGATCACCGCCGCGCGAAACTTCGCCTCGCAATTAAGAACGTAAAATGGAATTCCCAGACGATCGGCCACGGCCCGCGCGTCATCCACATCGATGCTGGAACAACAAGTGCCATTACCCTCTTCGATATCGCAAGTGGAGTAATCCCAAACTTGCATTGTTGCCCCAATAACCTCATACCCCTGTTCGACCAAGAGCGCAGCCGCGGCAGAACTGTCCACGCCTCCGCTCATAGCAACAAGGACCCTTCCCTTAGACATGATAAGAATCTCCTTCGCTGTTGTTTAAGGATCGCAGTCGTGCCACGACGACTTTTAATGCTTCAATAAAACCGTCTACTTCTTCTTCTGTGGTGTCCCATCCCAGACTGACCCGCAAGCTGTTTTGTGCTTCCGCCCGCGACAAACCCATCGCTAACAATACGGGACTAGGTTCTGGATTTCCGCTTGAGCAAGCCGCTCCCGTCGAAACCGCGTAACCCTTTATATCCAACGACATAAGCATTGTTTCGCCGTCGACACCTTGAAGAACCAAGGAACTGGTGTTGGGAAGACGTGCGGATTCGCCAGCTGTGAGCGTGACGTCTTCGATCTCGGATAAAATTCTTTTTTCCATATGGTCACGAAGCTTCGCCAAGGATTCGGCTTTTTGCGGAATCAGTGACGCGCGTTTGGCGACAAGTCCCAAGGCCCCGATCCCCAAAGTGTTTTCTGTGCCTCCACGGCGATGTCTTTCCTGACCTCCACCGTGAATCAATGAACTGACGTTACTGCCCTTGCGCGAATAAAGAACGCCCGTGCCTTTGAGTGAATAGAATTTGTGACCCGAAAATGAGGCGAAGTCCACGCCCAGTTCGTGCACGTTCACAGGAATTTTTCCAAATCCCTGAACCGCGTCGGTGTGAAACAAAGCTCCTTTTGCGTGAGCCATTTCGGCCATACGCTGAATCGGGAACAAAGTCCCCGTTTCGTTGTTCGCCAACATGACTGAAACCAGCGCGGTCTCTTCACTTAAATGCGCTTCGTAAAATTTCAAATCGATCTCGCCCTGACGATTCACCGGAATGAAATCCACCCGAGCCCCCAAAGATTGCAAGTGCAACATGGCTTTCATCACACTGGGATGCTCGACGGTGGAAGTCATATAGTGAGTGCGTCGGCGTTGTTCCGGAGTCAGAAACTGCGCCGTCTGATAGTAATCAAAAAGCCCCTTGATAACGGTGTTGTTGCTTTCACTTCCGCCGGAAGTAAAAATAATTTCTAAAGGACTTGCATGAATCGCCTCGGCCATCGCCTTACGGGCGTCACGCAAAACATTTTTTGGCATTCGACCGCCCCAATGGATGGAACTGGGATTTCCCCATGCTTGCGCTAGTTCCGGCAACGCCTCCAGAACCTCTGTGCAAACAGGGGTCGTGGCATTGTGGTCGAAATAATGAAAGACTCGGCTTTGACTCATAAGTTGGGGGAACCTATCACAGTTCTTAAGTATTGAAAACTTCTAAGAATATTTGCTCTGCACGGCCGTCTATTGCGTTAACAGAGATGCAAATTCTACAACCCTTAAAAGCGTTTAAAATGGGTTTCAGAACCTTAGACCCGGACTGGACCTCGGATTCTTAATGTTCTGGCTCAAAATTCCGATAAACATCCAGATGAGTATTCATGCCTGGTTTGAACATTTTAAAGAGCAACTTCAAGGACTTAACGAATCTTTTGAACAAAGTGGTTCGAATCTAAGCCTTTTGGGTTATGCCTTAAAGGAACAACGCCTCAGTTCTGAGTTGTATTTAAATTGGGCACAAGATCACTACAAACTACCAAAACTTCAGTCACGATTTTTTACAGAGACTTCCGTTTCCCAGGAAATGTTCGCAAAGTGGGCGACCCATTACCCGTGGTCTGCGGAGTGTCTGCCTGTGGCGGAGTGGGATGGCTCACTCATCGTAGCTTGTCTTCAACCGCCACAGGATTTTCCTCAAACACCTTCGGCGATTTTGGTTCTAGCTCACTTTGACAGTCTTGAACAGGTTTGGAATCAACTTCATCCTGCTTCGGCATCCGCGGCTCCGATCGCGGCAACTTCTTCCTCCCCCATGGTTAGCGAAGAAGCCCCTGAGGGAATGGATTTTTCTGTCGCCACAGTTGCCACACAAAGCCCCAAAGACAGTTTTTCATTTGAAGATCTCGGTGTCGCGCAAAACAACAACACCCCCTCAAGCCTGGAAGAAATCGCATTAGATCCATCCCCTTCTGAAGAAGGCTTGGACGGACTTTTTGATGGCCCGACGGTGATTCGTCTTGAAGCTCTTGCCGCTGCCGAACCTGCGGCAGAATCCTCGACTTCCTCTGAAATCGTCAAATTTGCGGAAGGCTCTGAACCAAAAACTCAAGTGGATGAGATCGTATTACAAGCAGAACCGGTGACTGAGGAACTTGGTCCCGTCGCCGCCGCTTCGGATACGGCTAAGAAAAAGATTCCACCTCCGCCGCCGCCAAAAAACGATTCACCGCCAGCATTTGAGGATAGCTTTGGGAATAAACCTATTCCTATCGTTCCTCGTCCTGCAGGCGTCGCCCGTCCCACGATCAATCCAGTCGCCTTGGGAAATTTTGCTTTGGAAAAAGTGAAAAAGAAGAACGCTGTTCTTCTGAATGAAAGAGTGAAACACATCTTAAGTGAAATGAAAGTGCATTTTGAAAAGTCGATGATCTTGACCTTGGATGAGCAGGAAACTCAATTGACGGCCTTTGCCTGGGATGAAAATTTTCAGGGCATGAAGGATACGTCGATGCGTTTTCCTCTGCGAACTCCCAGTATTTTTAACATTGTGGCGTCAACGCAAAAGCCATTCCACGGATATATTTCTCTTAATGAAATCAACGAGAAGTTTTTTGAAGACTGGAATCAGGGCCGAATTCCTGATCACGTTACGATTTCTCCTATCATCATCAATGAGAAACTTGTCGGCATGCTGATGGGGTTTGCGGAAAAATCCGCCTATAATAAAACCTCTCTCAACCTTGCAGAAAAACTTTCGGTCGACTTTGTTAAAGGGCTTGCCGCCTAAACCCTTCCCCTGTTTTTCATTTTATTTAGCATTATCTAAAGACAAAACCTGTGATCCTTTCTATTATCTTATCTATGAAAAAAGCTCTTCTGGTCATTGATTTACAGATTTGTTATTTGAAACTAAATGCTTCAGAGGCAGCCGCTACGCAGGCGATCGCCAACGTCAATCGTCTGACTGAACAGGCCCTCATCGACGGCGAAGAAGTTTTTTTCATTCAGCATTTTTTCGAAAGTCTTCCCGAAAAGTGGGTGCTTAAACTCTTTTTTAAAGGGGCCGGCTTGCGGTCAGATCCTAATGCCATTTTCGATCCTCGTTTGCAGATTAGAAATACAAAAATACTTCAGAAAAACACTCAAAATACTTTTAAATCGACGAACCTTCACCAGCTTCTTCAGGACAGCGGCGTTGAGGAAATCGCCATCGTCGGCCAGGATGGAACGGCCTGTGTGCAAGCCACAGCTTATGGCGCCCTCGAACTCGGGTACTCGGTTAAACTGATCGACA
This portion of the Bdellovibrio sp. ArHS genome encodes:
- a CDS encoding outer membrane beta-barrel protein, giving the protein MKTASTFQLILLAFLLGTFAAPSLALAQSDHKSYLLSQVDPDEAYDPFTDYSEFDEESDEEADINFFRNGRFFTIGLAGGYRGFTGNFADAYEAAPTFGIFLSYFFDLRLAMTLGFQTGDHAVKFTVNNQSQTYTGNVSITSVNVDLKYYLNTQNVTRGLADLNPYILGGLAQFYRTYTIAGLDGFSRDSTMGFDLGAGLEIPLMRKKAYLGIQGTYHYVNFSDENKSYVDGSEKLDKNLTGDFYNFLFILGMNF
- the der gene encoding ribosome biogenesis GTPase Der, with product MQPNLKTEFAPKVAIIGRPNVGKSTLFNIITETRKAVVKDQAGVTRDIIIEPVDIWGKQFDLIDTGGITEAGDIFSKLIREQVTEFLHSVDLIIAVMDGRAGLVPEDRDIIRVAKQTGKPFLLVINKVDKVTEEEIAKADFYEFGVDIISASFEQRRGLSDILEWVTKQIPENPGTLKEGMNIAIVGKPNVGKSSICNCILGAKRMIVSDVAGTTIDSVDSPFIFNGRKYTLVDTAGLRKSAKREEGLEIISAFKSQEAIRRADIVLLMVDGTLGPTDQDARIMQAILEDHKGVILVANKSDLGGKEVPEYRKTFREQVERVFHFFKDVHVVFTSAKTEQGIGDLFEMIEKVSDQMNFRVPTSELNDFFFETIRKAPAPVWGTTNVKFYYLTQTYQRPPAFIAFANHPDGVTNSYRRFLIKNIKERWNLHGMPIRIFCMKSRRGSE
- the era gene encoding GTPase Era; translated protein: MGYKAGFLGLIGQPNAGKSTLMNYLVDEKVSIVSAKPQTTRRRILGIWSTEQGQIVFVDAPGIIKADKGLNNFLAKEAEEVIADSDALLAIVSVDEGKPEDAEKILDLVSKSGKPWIGIVTKADIEEKAHRVLILKKMIEDRGGKAMSVSVKDSLNDQEEREAMLIEFLELLPETPAPLYDVELFTNENVREMAAEIIREKCFESLHQEIPYSLAVRIIKFDESAEPVPKIFAEIIVSKDSHKAIVIGKEAKVIKQIGMDARKEIEKLMGEKIFLDLQVIAKPEWFENKRMMKELGYATKSEN
- the mtaB gene encoding tRNA (N(6)-L-threonylcarbamoyladenosine(37)-C(2))-methylthiotransferase MtaB, with the protein product MDHSVKYQVHTFGCKVNTYDTGLIQKNLNANGFAPIISGEKTARVHVLNTCAVTAEATKEALRYIRRLKVKDPFCTVVVTGCAAQVDTGSFSNLPGADLVVANSHKGSLPELLNKHFRGELTEKVFKSNIFKKEDLEAGGGIEKNHTRTFLKIQDGCNSFCTYCIIPYARGKSRSIPVADLVQRVNDLYAEGSREVVLTGVHIGDYEDEVSGKKYVMEDLIENLLARTKMPRFRLSSLEPVEVSERLLELYQDPRLCPHFHMSIQSANTDVLFHMKRKYTQEDVRNSLNAIAKKVPNSFVGMDVIVGFPTETEEQFQDTYNTLAELPWTKIHVFPYSERQGTRAAAMDVSVYPHVRAERAARLRDLSLSRYADLAKSQVGLVKKVLILKNAAKGGQGLSHDYWPVDILGADSFIDHWAGQEIDVKISGYDHSNKQHMEGHLIGEVVP
- the rnc gene encoding ribonuclease III — translated: MTHLEKRLGYSFKNSALLQRALTHKSYANELKNATEHNEKLEFLGDAVLDLVVGEFLFEKFPEDTEGGLSKKRASIVNEEVLSELALDMELNKLMHLGKGETMTGGAQKPRLIASSFEAIVGAMYLDGGFEVVKKFIRGEFTTLTEKVCGTEDFERDYKTRLQELVQKSLKETPRYEVLAEEGPPHDRQFLVCVKIKEDVWAQGRGRSKKNAEQSAAKQALEMKYKETN
- a CDS encoding cysteine desulfurase family protein, translated to MSQSRVFHYFDHNATTPVCTEVLEALPELAQAWGNPSSIHWGGRMPKNVLRDARKAMAEAIHASPLEIIFTSGGSESNNTVIKGLFDYYQTAQFLTPEQRRRTHYMTSTVEHPSVMKAMLHLQSLGARVDFIPVNRQGEIDLKFYEAHLSEETALVSVMLANNETGTLFPIQRMAEMAHAKGALFHTDAVQGFGKIPVNVHELGVDFASFSGHKFYSLKGTGVLYSRKGSNVSSLIHGGGQERHRRGGTENTLGIGALGLVAKRASLIPQKAESLAKLRDHMEKRILSEIEDVTLTAGESARLPNTSSLVLQGVDGETMLMSLDIKGYAVSTGAACSSGNPEPSPVLLAMGLSRAEAQNSLRVSLGWDTTEEEVDGFIEALKVVVARLRSLNNSEGDSYHV
- a CDS encoding sodium-dependent transporter — translated: MMKRGSWRTRFGFYLLAIGSACGLGNLWRFPYVVGENGGGAFILIYVFMSLAIGAPMLIAELMMGKNSRRSVIVATQQLGQKAGKGFRWAGRLAVILSIVVLSYYAVISGWVLHFMTQFLISLFSPPEMVTAKTNLAALMSNGWLQLMLASAHLLITVVVVVKGVQEGLEKFISYTMPLFAILVFVLVMRSFSLPSTPEVLRFLFYPDFSKLTWASLNHALGHVFFTLSVGFGTMVTFGSYMREEDHAPTAGFRVTLVDTAISLIAVVMIFPVAFQATNVPLTDPALMFEVLPRYLLGIRGGTLFGLAFFACLYMAALNASIGLLEVVVSNWVDAQKTMGRGKATWYSGLVALVLTLLPALSSSVFKNVRVAGRSVIESLDSLLINWALPVIALSVLVAYNLGTTEKEKELSFVDKDKFVSYSMYPHWSFTLRWAAPGVIILGLLLQTIGVFLEVHP
- the mnmA gene encoding tRNA 2-thiouridine(34) synthase MnmA; protein product: MSKGRVLVAMSGGVDSSAAAALLVEQGYEVIGATMQVWDYSTCDIEEGNGTCCSSIDVDDARAVADRLGIPFYVLNCEAKFRAAVIDPFLKAYLEGQTPLPCVNCNTYLKFDHLVKKMRELECDYLATGHYAKIVYDEKGKASIHTSTDDWKDQTYFLFTIDPELVPKLLFPVGDMKKPEVRAYSESRGLVTARKKDSQGICFVGNQGYQNFIKGQVDKSILDSKKGVIKRYPTGEVMASHEGIHNFTIGQSKGLGMDHHEKLFVIKIEASDNTVWVGDEVHLNADEVTVVEPKLLGEVHDGEIMNVKIRYQHKGSLAQVFKTDTGYKLKFQEPQRAVTPGQAAVFYRGKELVGGGWIIL
- a CDS encoding cysteine hydrolase codes for the protein MKKALLVIDLQICYLKLNASEAAATQAIANVNRLTEQALIDGEEVFFIQHFFESLPEKWVLKLFFKGAGLRSDPNAIFDPRLQIRNTKILQKNTQNTFKSTNLHQLLQDSGVEEIAIVGQDGTACVQATAYGALELGYSVKLIDKAILSASPKKWAKIKSHLLTNPRCTLV